Proteins from one Enterobacter bugandensis genomic window:
- a CDS encoding alpha/beta fold hydrolase, which produces MKALSVLTAGLLALSASAFAENKTSVVLVHGAFADGSSWNKVITLLQKQHAEVIAVQLPLTSLKDDVAATKRAIARAHGDVVLVGHSWGGTVISEAGNDARVKSLVYVAAFAPDSGQSTADLAGSFPPPPGSAGIAKTADGYLYLPTEAVRKDFAPDVKPGEQNAIAATQGPIKADAFGEKVTHAAWHDKPSWFVVSKHDRMINPDLERAMAKAIHAKTTEVAASHVSMVSQPEAIARTIEQARRTH; this is translated from the coding sequence ATGAAAGCACTGTCTGTACTGACGGCGGGCCTGCTGGCGCTTTCTGCCAGCGCCTTCGCGGAAAATAAAACCAGCGTCGTGCTGGTGCACGGCGCGTTTGCCGACGGGAGCAGCTGGAATAAGGTGATAACCCTTCTGCAGAAACAACACGCAGAGGTCATTGCCGTCCAGCTCCCGCTCACCTCGCTTAAGGATGATGTTGCCGCCACAAAACGGGCCATCGCCCGGGCGCACGGCGACGTGGTGCTGGTAGGCCACTCCTGGGGCGGCACCGTGATTAGCGAGGCGGGCAACGATGCACGGGTAAAATCGCTGGTCTATGTGGCGGCGTTCGCGCCGGATTCCGGCCAGTCGACAGCGGATCTGGCAGGTAGCTTCCCTCCGCCGCCGGGCAGCGCGGGCATCGCTAAAACGGCGGACGGCTATTTATACCTGCCGACGGAAGCCGTCAGGAAGGACTTCGCGCCTGACGTGAAGCCGGGTGAACAAAACGCTATCGCGGCCACGCAGGGGCCGATTAAAGCCGATGCGTTTGGTGAAAAGGTGACTCACGCGGCGTGGCATGATAAACCGAGCTGGTTTGTGGTCAGCAAGCATGACCGGATGATCAACCCCGACCTGGAACGTGCGATGGCGAAGGCGATACATGCGAAAACCACCGAGGTGGCCGCGAGCCACGTGTCGATGGTGAGTCAGCCGGAGGCCATCGCCCGGACGATTGAGCAGGCGAGGCGGACGCACTGA